One window of the Anopheles cruzii chromosome 2, idAnoCruzAS_RS32_06, whole genome shotgun sequence genome contains the following:
- the LOC128279083 gene encoding T-box-containing protein TBX6L-like codes for MTADLMDLRMHHHLALQSEFYRHQMHQMQRLPDPYPAMLPVPPPTRHTMMVPPPRYNTLPDVDVKLQNRDLWSQFAKIGTEMIITKSGRRMFPSMRLSVNGLEAEENYFILLEMVPISDCRFKFSGSQWVPAGGAEPQSPQRIYFHPDGPALGSHWTSQPIVFNKVKLTNNTLDSSGHIVLTSMHKYQPRLHVIKASDATQIPWAPQQAFTFPETEFVAVTAYQNDRITKLKIDNNPFAKGFRETGQSRCKRKAGLLSSPDSGHGGRSSSDDDESDGPESDASPDAKRPRTAGSMARSLSSLDDSELSVSDGSSSGTSSPLVVDDFGGSPMRHHHAPPPPPSARAFYQPHPAGMALFAAMPPGAHHLSPHGGGCGSWMELMFPFAAAAAVGGRCPPPGGSPALEPSALVQAAQQLQQFARREFLPLATQASPVSVASSPLDGQPSIKKQHQARQQQLPFSISAILGHDR; via the exons ATGACCGCCGATCTAATGGATTTACGGATGCACCATCACCTGGCGCTGCAGTCCGAGTTCTATCGCCATCAGATGCACCAGATGCAACGCTTGCCGG ATCCATACCCGGCGATGCTACCGGTGCCGCCACCCACACGCCACACCATGATGGTGCCACCGCCCCGCTACAACACGCTGCCGGACGTGGACGTCAAGCTGCAGAACCGGGACCTCTGGAGCCAGTTCGCTAAGATCGGTACCGAGATGATCATCACCAAGAGTGGCCG ACGCATGTTCCCCTCGATGCGCCTCTCCGTGAACGGGCTGGAGGCGGAAGAGAACTACTTCATCCTGCTGGAGATGGTCCCGATCAGCGACTGTCGGTTCAAGTTCAGTGGCTCGCAGTGGGTGCCGGCCGGAGGGGCCGAACCCCAGAGTCCGCAGCGCATCTACTTCCACCCGGACGGGCCGGCTCTCGGGTCGCACTGGACGTCGCAGCCGATTGTCTTCAACAAGGTGAAGCTGACGAACAACACGCTCGACAGCAGTGGCCAT ATTGTCCTGACGAGCATGCACAAGTATCAGCCACGGCTGCACGTCATCAAAGCCTCGGACGCCACCCAGATCCCGTGGGCTCCACAGCAAGCGTTTACCTTCCCCGAGACGGAGTTTGTCGCCGTGACCGCTTATCAG AACGATCGCATCACGAAGCTGAAGATCGACAACAACCCTTTTGCCAAGGGCTTCCGGGAGACGGGCCAGTCACGGTGCAAGCGCAAGGCCGGTCTACTGTCCTCGCCCGACtctggccacggtggccgcaGCTCCTCGGATGACGACGAGTCGGACGGGCCGGAATCGGACGCAAGTCCGGACGCGAAGCGTCCGCGCACCGCCGGCAGCATGGCCCGGTCGCTGTCCTCACTCGACGACAGTGAGCTGTCGGTGAGCGATGGTTCTTCGAGCGGTACGAGCTCACCGCTCGTCGTGGACGACTTCGGAGGCTCACCGATGCGACATCACcacgcaccaccgccaccgccatcggcaCGTGCCTTCTATCAGCCGCACCCGGCCGGGATGGCCCTGTTCGCGGCCATGCCCCCCGGTGCCCATCATCTATCGcctcacggcggcggctgtggttCGTGGATGGAGCTGATGTTCCCGtttgcggcggccgcggccgttgGTGGCCGCTGCCCACCACCTGGTGGCTCACCGGCCCTGGAACCGAGTGCGTTGGTGCAGGCCGCCCAACAGTTGCAGCAGTTCGCCCGGCGAGAGTTTCTTCCGCTTGCCACCCAGGCATCCCCGGTATCGGTGGCCAGCTCTCCGCTCGACGGCCAGCCGTCGATCAAGAAGCAACACCAGGCgagacagcagcagctaccCTTCAGCAT